The following coding sequences lie in one Hippopotamus amphibius kiboko isolate mHipAmp2 chromosome 17, mHipAmp2.hap2, whole genome shotgun sequence genomic window:
- the PAFAH1B1 gene encoding platelet-activating factor acetylhydrolase IB subunit beta, translating to MVLSQRQRDELNRAIADYLRSNGYEEAYSVFKKEAELDMNEELDKKYAGLLEKKWTSVIRLQKKVMELESKLNEAKEEFTSGGPLGQKRDPKEWIPRPPEKYALSGHRSPVTRVIFHPVFSVMVSASEDATIKVWDYETGDFERTLKGHTDSVQDISFDHSGKLLASCSADMTIKLWDFQGFECIRTMHGHDHNVSSVAIMPNGDHIVSASRDKTIKMWEVQTGYCVKTFTGHREWVRMVRPNQDGTLIASCSNDQTVRVWVVATKECKAELREHEHVVECISWAPESSYSSISEATGSETKKSGKPGPFLLSGSRDKTIKMWDVSTGMCLMTLVGHDNWVRGVLFHSGGKFILSCADDKTLRVWDYKNKRCMKTLNAHEHFVTSLDFHKTAPYVVTGSVDQTVKVWECR from the exons aaatcGAGCTATAGCAGATTATCTTCGTTCAAATGGCTATGAAGAAgcatattcagtttttaaaaaggaagctgAATTAGATATG aatgaGGAATTAGATAAGAAATATGCTggtcttctggaaaaaaaatggacatcTGTTATTAGATTACAAAAGAAG GTTATGGAATTAGAATCAAAGCTAAATGAAGCAAAAGAAGAATTTACGTCAGGTGGACCTCTTGGTCAAAAAAGAGACCCAAAAGAATGGATTCCCCGTCCACCAGAAAAATATGCATTGAGTGGTCATAGGAGTCCAGTCACTCGAGTCATTTTCCATCCTGTGTTCAGTGTTATGGTCTCTGCTTCAGAGGATGCTACAATTAAG GTGTGGGATTATGAGACTGGAGATTTTGAACGAACTCTTAAGGGGCATACAGACTCTGTACAGGATATTTCATTCGATCACAGTGGCAAGCTTCTGGCTTCGTGTTCTGCAGATATGACCATTAAACTATGGGATTTTCAGGGCTTTGAATGCATCAGAACCATGCATG gCCATGACCACAATGTTTCTTCAGTAGCCATCATGCCCAATGGAGATCATATAGTGTCCGCCTCAAgggataaaactataaaaatgtggGAAGTGCAAACTGG CTACTGTGTGAAGACATTCACAGGACACAGAGAATGGGTACGTATGGTGCGGCCAAATCAAGACGGCACTCTGATAGCCAGCTGTTCCAATGACCAGACTGTGCGCGTATGGGTCGTAGCAACAAAGGAATGCAAGGCTGAGCTTCGAGAACACGAGCATGTGGTAGAATGCATTTCCTGGGCTCCAGAAAGCTCATATTCTTCCATCTCTGAAGCAACAGGATCTGAG ACTAAAAAAAGTGGCAAGCCTGGGCCATTTTTACTGTCTGGATCCAGAGACAAGACTATCAAGATGTGGGACGTCAGTACTGGCATGTGCCTTATGACCCTT gtgggTCATGATAACTGGGTACGTGGAGTTCTGTTCCATTCTGGGGGGAAGTTTATTTTGAGTTGCGCTGACGACAAGACCTTGCGTGTGTGGGACTACAAGAACAAGCGATGCATGAAGACCCTCAACGCGCACGAACACTTTGTCACCTCCTTGG atttccaTAAGACGGCACCGTATGTGGTTACTGGCAGTGTAGATCAAACAGTAAAGGTGTGGGAGTGCCGTTGA